The Leifsonia williamsii genome includes a region encoding these proteins:
- the acuI gene encoding acrylyl-CoA reductase (NADPH), with the protein MSDFRAIVIEQRTEGGKVLEHSAEVRTVGDDLLMPGDVTIDVEFSDLNYKDGLAIAGRPGVARVSPLVPGIDLVGTVATSEDPRWREGDRVVLNGDGIGERHHGGLAERARVRGDALVGVPDTLTSEQAAAIGTAGFTAMLAVLALERNGVDPEEVRTSGSSVLVTGAAGGVGSVAVALLARLGYPVTASTGRVEEQRDYLTDLGASEIIDRSELSEAGGKPLQSQRWAGVIDSVGSHTLANALAQTRYGGTVAACGLAQGADLPATVMPFILRAVTLAGINSVEAPAALRDTAWRRLATDLDEEALAAMTSFITLGEAIATAEELLAGRLRGRTVVAVRA; encoded by the coding sequence ATGAGTGACTTCCGGGCCATCGTGATCGAGCAGCGGACCGAGGGCGGGAAGGTCCTCGAGCACAGCGCGGAGGTGAGGACGGTCGGCGACGACCTCCTCATGCCCGGTGACGTCACCATCGACGTCGAGTTCAGCGACCTCAACTACAAGGACGGGCTCGCCATCGCCGGGCGGCCCGGGGTCGCCCGCGTCTCGCCCCTCGTTCCCGGGATCGACCTGGTCGGCACCGTGGCGACGTCGGAGGATCCGCGGTGGCGGGAGGGTGACCGGGTCGTCCTCAACGGCGACGGCATCGGCGAGCGCCACCACGGCGGACTCGCCGAGCGCGCACGCGTGAGGGGTGACGCACTCGTGGGGGTGCCCGACACGCTCACGAGCGAGCAGGCCGCCGCGATCGGCACGGCCGGCTTCACGGCCATGCTGGCGGTACTGGCACTGGAGCGCAACGGTGTCGACCCGGAGGAGGTGCGCACCTCCGGCAGCAGCGTCCTCGTCACGGGAGCGGCGGGAGGCGTCGGCTCGGTGGCCGTCGCCCTGCTGGCGCGCCTCGGCTACCCCGTCACCGCCTCCACCGGCCGCGTCGAGGAGCAGCGCGACTACCTCACCGACCTCGGCGCGAGCGAGATCATCGACCGGTCCGAGCTCTCCGAGGCCGGCGGCAAGCCGTTGCAGAGCCAGCGCTGGGCCGGAGTGATCGACTCGGTCGGCAGCCACACGCTCGCCAACGCGCTGGCGCAGACCCGCTACGGCGGCACCGTCGCGGCGTGCGGCCTCGCACAGGGCGCGGACCTCCCGGCGACCGTCATGCCGTTCATCCTGCGCGCGGTGACCCTCGCCGGCATCAACTCGGTGGAGGCTCCGGCCGCCCTGCGTGACACCGCGTGGCGCCGCCTGGCCACCGACCTCGACGAGGAGGCGCTCGCCGCGATGACCTCGTTCATCACGCTCGGCGAGGCGATCGCCACCGCGGAGGAGCTGCTGGCCGGACGGCTGCGCGGCCGGACGGTCGTCGCCGTTCGCGCGTGA
- a CDS encoding ATP-binding cassette domain-containing protein has product MTIEPPLERARPPRTPVLSLRDVSKGFGAVRALTDVHLDVHPGEVVALVGDNGAGKSTLAKILAGVHPPDSGSILFDGQKVSIPSPAASRELGIATVFQDLALCDNLDVVANLFLGREIGRGALDEEEMEKRAWSLLRQLSARIPSVRVAVASLSGGQRQTVAIARSLVGDPRIVILDEPTAALGVAQSAEVLNLIERLREHGLGIILISHNMADVQAVADRIVVLRLGRNNGDFLAADVSYEDIISAITGATENVLVHRPERAGRHTVSREAAPDEEGDLL; this is encoded by the coding sequence GTGACGATCGAACCGCCGCTCGAGCGGGCCCGCCCGCCCCGGACGCCGGTACTGTCGCTGCGTGACGTCTCCAAGGGCTTCGGCGCCGTGCGCGCCCTCACCGACGTGCACCTCGATGTGCATCCAGGGGAGGTCGTGGCCCTGGTCGGCGACAACGGCGCCGGCAAGTCGACGCTCGCCAAGATCCTGGCCGGGGTGCACCCGCCCGACTCGGGCAGCATCCTGTTCGACGGCCAGAAGGTGTCCATCCCCTCCCCCGCCGCCTCGCGCGAACTCGGCATCGCGACCGTCTTCCAGGACCTCGCGCTCTGCGACAACCTCGACGTGGTCGCCAACCTGTTCCTGGGCCGCGAGATCGGTCGCGGCGCGCTCGACGAGGAGGAGATGGAGAAGCGGGCGTGGAGCCTGCTGCGGCAGCTGTCGGCGCGCATCCCCTCGGTCCGTGTGGCCGTCGCGTCGCTGTCGGGCGGCCAGCGGCAGACCGTCGCCATCGCGCGCTCGCTCGTCGGCGACCCGCGCATCGTGATCCTCGACGAGCCCACCGCCGCCCTCGGCGTCGCGCAGTCGGCCGAGGTGCTGAACCTCATCGAGCGGCTGCGCGAGCACGGGCTCGGCATCATCCTGATCAGCCACAACATGGCCGACGTGCAGGCGGTCGCCGACCGGATCGTGGTGCTGCGGCTCGGGAGGAACAACGGCGACTTCCTCGCCGCCGACGTGAGCTACGAGGACATCATCTCGGCGATCACCGGCGCCACCGAGAACGTGCTGGTGCACCGCCCCGAGCGGGCAGGACGCCACACGGTCTCCCGCGAGGCCGCACCCGACGAGGAAGGCGACCTGCTGTGA
- a CDS encoding DUF1304 domain-containing protein — protein sequence MIVLATVVVTLAAALHVAIFFMESVAWTRPAVWRRFGVADQAAADTTRPMAYNQGFYNLFLAAGAVLGLILYGVGMQEAGLALILFTTASMVLAAVVLVTTGRGYWRAALIQGTLPLIGFVLMLLA from the coding sequence ATGATCGTCCTCGCCACCGTCGTGGTCACGCTCGCCGCGGCCCTCCACGTCGCGATCTTCTTCATGGAGAGCGTCGCCTGGACGAGGCCGGCGGTGTGGCGCCGCTTCGGGGTCGCCGACCAGGCGGCCGCCGACACCACCCGGCCGATGGCCTACAACCAGGGGTTCTACAACCTGTTCCTGGCGGCCGGCGCGGTGCTCGGGCTGATCCTGTACGGCGTCGGGATGCAGGAGGCCGGGCTCGCGCTCATCCTGTTCACGACGGCCAGCATGGTGCTCGCCGCGGTGGTGCTGGTGACGACCGGGCGCGGGTACTGGCGCGCGGCGCTGATCCAGGGCACGCTGCCACTGATCGGCTTCGTGCTGATGCTGCTCGCCTGA
- the hemL gene encoding glutamate-1-semialdehyde 2,1-aminomutase translates to MSAAQNTGPNSEAGAIADGAAIGDVNLAQFERAQRVIPGGVNSPVRAFRSVGGTPRFMVSARGPYITDAQGREYVDLVASWGPAILGHAHPAVVEAVQRTAANGLSFGASTPAETELAEAVLARLPFLEKLRLVSTGTEATMTAIRLARGFTGRPLLIKFAGHYHGHSDSLLAEAGSGLATLSLPGSAGVTEATAAQTLVLPYNDLDAVRAAFEQNGPDIAAVITEAAAANMGVVPPDEGFNAALADIAHEFGALLILDEVLTGFRVSEAGYWGLDRGYTPDLVTFGKVVGGGMPLAALGGRAELMDYLAPTGPVYQAGTLSGNPLAVAAGLTTLQLADEAVYDRLDVVAETVSSAVSNALSAEGVAHRVQRAGNLFSFVFGDFAAAPRTYAEVQTQEAFRYRALFHAMLDAGVSLPPSVFEAWFVTAAHDDAAVSRILEALPAAARAAAAARPE, encoded by the coding sequence ATGAGCGCCGCGCAGAACACCGGGCCGAACTCCGAGGCGGGCGCGATCGCCGACGGCGCGGCCATCGGCGACGTCAACCTCGCCCAGTTCGAGCGGGCCCAGCGCGTCATCCCCGGCGGCGTGAACTCGCCGGTGCGCGCCTTCCGCTCGGTCGGCGGCACGCCCCGCTTCATGGTCTCGGCCCGCGGGCCCTACATCACCGACGCGCAGGGCCGCGAGTACGTCGACCTCGTCGCGTCGTGGGGTCCGGCAATCCTCGGTCACGCCCACCCGGCGGTGGTGGAGGCCGTGCAGCGCACCGCGGCGAACGGCCTGTCGTTCGGCGCCTCCACCCCGGCTGAGACCGAGCTGGCGGAGGCCGTGCTCGCGCGCCTGCCGTTCCTCGAGAAGCTGCGCCTGGTCTCCACCGGCACCGAGGCCACGATGACCGCCATCCGGCTGGCCCGCGGCTTCACCGGCCGCCCGCTGCTGATCAAGTTCGCCGGCCACTACCACGGCCACTCGGACAGCCTCCTCGCCGAGGCCGGTTCGGGGCTCGCGACGCTGTCCCTCCCCGGTTCCGCCGGGGTCACCGAGGCGACCGCCGCCCAGACGCTCGTGCTGCCGTACAACGACCTCGACGCCGTGCGCGCCGCCTTCGAGCAGAACGGCCCCGACATCGCGGCCGTGATCACCGAGGCCGCTGCCGCGAACATGGGAGTCGTGCCGCCGGACGAGGGCTTCAACGCCGCACTCGCCGACATCGCGCACGAGTTCGGCGCGCTGCTCATCCTCGACGAGGTGCTCACCGGCTTCCGCGTGAGCGAGGCCGGGTACTGGGGCCTCGACCGCGGCTACACGCCCGACCTGGTGACGTTCGGCAAGGTCGTCGGTGGCGGGATGCCGCTCGCGGCCCTCGGCGGTCGGGCCGAGCTGATGGACTACCTCGCGCCGACCGGTCCCGTTTACCAGGCGGGGACCCTCTCCGGGAATCCGCTCGCGGTCGCGGCCGGCCTGACGACCCTCCAGCTCGCCGACGAAGCGGTCTACGACCGTCTCGACGTCGTCGCCGAGACCGTGTCGTCGGCCGTTTCCAACGCGCTGTCGGCGGAGGGCGTCGCCCACCGGGTGCAGCGCGCCGGCAACCTGTTCAGCTTCGTCTTCGGCGACTTCGCCGCCGCGCCGCGCACGTACGCGGAGGTGCAGACGCAGGAGGCGTTCCGCTACCGGGCGCTGTTCCACGCGATGCTCGACGCGGGCGTCTCCCTGCCGCCGAGCGTCTTCGAGGCGTGGTTCGTCACGGCCGCCCACGACGACGCGGCGGTCTCCCGCATCCTGGAGGCGCTCCCCGCCGCCGCACGCGCCGCGGCGGCCGCCCGCCCCGAGTAA
- a CDS encoding isocitrate lyase/PEP mutase family protein: protein MTTIQERGAELRRLHDAPELLQVVNVWDAISAKVVAELPDTRALATASHSIAATLGYEDGEKIPLDLMLDMVGRIVAATELPVSADLEGGYGDAGETIRRAVGVGVVGANLEDQMRPFEDAVANVRAAIQAAEAEGVPFALNARTDVFVRNAFPTDDEKIEEAVRRGRAFLDEGATCVFVPGLLDERTVERLVAGLGARKLSVIAVPNSLAPARLHELGVARVSYGPWTQRIALTALQDAAIALYAGEHLPQGVRPLN, encoded by the coding sequence ATGACGACGATCCAGGAACGCGGCGCCGAGCTGCGACGACTTCACGACGCTCCCGAGCTGCTCCAGGTTGTCAACGTCTGGGATGCGATCAGCGCGAAGGTCGTGGCCGAGCTGCCCGACACGCGCGCGCTCGCGACGGCCAGCCACTCCATCGCCGCCACGCTCGGCTACGAGGACGGCGAGAAGATCCCGCTCGACCTGATGCTCGACATGGTGGGGCGCATCGTCGCGGCCACCGAGCTGCCCGTCAGTGCCGACCTCGAGGGCGGTTACGGCGACGCGGGTGAGACGATCCGCCGGGCGGTGGGTGTCGGTGTGGTCGGCGCGAACCTCGAGGACCAGATGCGGCCGTTCGAGGACGCGGTCGCGAACGTCCGCGCGGCGATCCAGGCGGCAGAGGCGGAGGGCGTGCCCTTCGCGCTCAACGCGCGCACCGACGTGTTCGTGCGCAACGCCTTCCCGACCGACGACGAGAAGATCGAGGAGGCCGTGCGGCGCGGTCGTGCGTTCCTCGACGAAGGCGCGACCTGCGTGTTCGTGCCCGGACTGCTGGACGAGCGCACGGTGGAGCGGCTCGTCGCGGGCCTCGGCGCACGCAAGCTCAGCGTCATCGCGGTACCGAACTCGCTCGCGCCCGCGCGACTGCACGAACTCGGGGTGGCTCGCGTCTCGTACGGCCCGTGGACGCAGCGGATCGCACTGACCGCCCTGCAGGACGCGGCGATCGCGCTCTACGCCGGCGAGCACCTGCCGCAGGGCGTGCGTCCGCTCAACTGA
- a CDS encoding LssY C-terminal domain-containing protein: MAEPREVGDRAADAAARRDGAEPRDVGAALPAAEATAPAEPRDVPKTRSATARRFSLSAVLDYAFFVFGGVAAVWLAWIIVTESFSWGWFLILFFVLFWVVLAYLVLPRLHRILTEIYVPDYFIGRARTSDGLLGDPINLAALGSEAQLEDAMRAAGWTRADDVTAASSRRIITSTLFRRSYDEAPVSPLFLFGHQQDAAYQQEVRGNPAKRHHVRFWRCPDGWLLPGGHHVDWLAAGTFDRAVGFSLFTLQITHKIDADTDIERDHIVSTLRQADVGVEVSVIRDFSTGYHARNGGGDSIETDGDLPILDLRAVATDARDRGVAADADARRVARDRRRPVPTTLGFLLILLRILAGVLTIALTVIDWRHWVDAVLESGEATVEGVTRSQVDLVFGIAMGVFGAGLVFYFVLALLVLRGSNWARIASMSYSALLIVFTAVDYFNGGPQVTLANNLLGLPLDILIVLALSSQRSRHWARLPRSERRSALQTPA; this comes from the coding sequence ATGGCCGAACCGCGGGAGGTCGGGGATCGCGCCGCCGACGCTGCGGCGCGGCGCGACGGTGCTGAGCCGCGCGATGTCGGCGCGGCGCTCCCCGCAGCGGAAGCGACCGCCCCGGCTGAGCCGCGCGATGTCCCGAAGACGCGCTCGGCGACCGCACGCCGCTTCTCGCTGAGCGCGGTGCTCGACTACGCGTTCTTCGTCTTCGGCGGCGTCGCGGCCGTGTGGCTGGCGTGGATCATCGTGACCGAGAGCTTCTCGTGGGGCTGGTTCCTCATCCTGTTCTTCGTGCTCTTCTGGGTGGTCCTCGCGTATCTGGTGCTGCCGCGCCTCCATCGCATCCTCACCGAGATCTACGTGCCCGACTATTTCATCGGCCGCGCCCGCACCAGCGACGGCCTGCTCGGCGACCCGATCAATCTCGCCGCCCTGGGCTCGGAGGCGCAGCTCGAGGACGCCATGCGCGCCGCCGGCTGGACGCGTGCCGACGACGTGACCGCCGCCTCCAGTCGCCGCATCATCACCTCCACGCTATTCCGGCGGAGTTACGACGAGGCGCCCGTGAGCCCGCTCTTCCTGTTCGGCCACCAGCAGGACGCCGCGTATCAGCAGGAGGTCCGCGGCAACCCGGCGAAGCGCCACCATGTCCGCTTCTGGCGCTGCCCCGACGGCTGGCTGCTGCCGGGAGGCCACCACGTCGACTGGCTCGCCGCGGGCACGTTCGACCGAGCGGTGGGGTTCTCCCTGTTCACCCTGCAGATCACCCACAAGATCGACGCCGACACCGACATCGAACGCGATCACATCGTCTCGACCCTGCGCCAGGCGGACGTGGGCGTGGAGGTGTCAGTCATCCGCGATTTCTCGACCGGCTATCACGCCCGCAACGGTGGCGGCGACAGCATCGAGACGGATGGCGACCTGCCCATCCTCGACCTCCGCGCGGTCGCGACCGACGCCCGGGACCGCGGCGTCGCCGCCGACGCCGACGCCCGCCGGGTCGCCCGCGATCGCCGCCGCCCGGTGCCGACGACCCTGGGCTTCCTCCTGATCCTGCTCCGCATCCTGGCCGGCGTGCTCACGATCGCGTTGACGGTCATCGACTGGCGGCACTGGGTCGATGCCGTGCTGGAGTCGGGCGAGGCCACGGTGGAGGGTGTCACCCGTTCCCAGGTCGATCTCGTCTTCGGCATCGCGATGGGCGTGTTCGGAGCCGGCCTCGTCTTCTACTTCGTGCTCGCCCTGCTCGTCCTCCGCGGCAGCAACTGGGCCCGTATCGCCTCCATGTCGTACAGCGCGCTGCTGATCGTGTTCACTGCGGTGGACTACTTCAACGGCGGCCCCCAGGTCACCCTCGCGAACAACCTCCTCGGCCTCCCGCTGGACATCCTGATCGTGCTGGCCCTCTCCTCCCAACGCTCACGCCACTGGGCCCGCCTCCCTCGCTCCGAGCGCCGCTCGGCCCTGCAGACGCCCGCCTAG
- a CDS encoding ROK family transcriptional regulator: MAAQRRTPGSQTSLREANRARIVDAIKKYGGLTQVELAGATGLSPATVSNIVKELSTSGVLNTSHSIRSGRRAQHVTLAHALGLVVGVHFSQRHLRVALSDVANTVVAENHMPLARDHRADNELDKVAMLLTDMLDSVDASREEILAVGLAIPAPIDRSTGTIARSGIMRGWDGVVIADSLERRIRRPVHVDNAANLAALAESRFGAGRGRRTTVTLDVGDGIGAGLILGGQVFRGTNGVAGEFGHTTIRENGPICRCGNRGCLEAIAGGPAILDDLRDHLGSLKLGDVVIQAMAGDARCIRAIGDAGNHIGIAAANLCNVLDPERIIVGGELARAGELLLGPLRHALERGVIIDQEVLPDVVQAQLGTRAATLGAVAYAIDMANVTPEGVL, from the coding sequence GTGGCAGCTCAACGGCGGACTCCCGGGTCGCAGACTTCGCTCCGCGAAGCCAACCGGGCACGGATCGTCGACGCCATCAAGAAGTACGGCGGCCTGACCCAGGTCGAGCTGGCGGGCGCCACCGGTCTGTCGCCGGCGACCGTCTCCAACATCGTCAAGGAGCTCTCGACCTCCGGCGTGCTGAACACGTCGCACAGCATCCGCAGTGGGAGGCGCGCGCAGCACGTCACGCTGGCGCACGCCCTCGGACTCGTCGTGGGTGTGCACTTCTCGCAACGGCACCTGCGCGTCGCGCTCTCCGACGTCGCCAACACCGTCGTCGCCGAGAACCACATGCCGCTCGCGCGCGACCACCGGGCCGACAACGAGCTCGACAAGGTGGCGATGCTGCTGACCGACATGCTCGACTCGGTCGACGCCTCGCGCGAGGAGATCCTCGCGGTCGGCCTCGCCATCCCTGCGCCCATCGACCGCTCGACCGGCACGATCGCGCGCAGCGGGATCATGCGCGGCTGGGACGGCGTCGTGATCGCCGACTCGCTGGAGCGCCGCATCCGCAGGCCCGTCCACGTCGACAACGCGGCCAACCTCGCCGCGCTCGCGGAGTCGCGCTTCGGCGCCGGGCGCGGGCGCCGCACCACCGTCACGCTCGACGTCGGCGACGGCATCGGCGCCGGCCTCATCCTCGGCGGGCAGGTGTTCCGGGGCACGAACGGCGTCGCCGGCGAGTTCGGGCACACCACCATCCGCGAGAACGGCCCCATCTGCCGCTGCGGCAACCGCGGCTGCCTGGAGGCCATCGCCGGCGGCCCCGCGATCCTCGACGACCTCCGGGACCACCTCGGCAGCCTGAAGCTGGGCGACGTGGTCATCCAGGCGATGGCCGGAGACGCGCGCTGCATCCGCGCGATCGGCGACGCCGGCAACCACATCGGCATCGCGGCTGCGAACCTCTGCAACGTGCTCGACCCGGAGCGCATCATCGTCGGCGGCGAGCTGGCGCGCGCGGGCGAGCTCCTGCTCGGCCCGCTGCGTCACGCCCTCGAGCGCGGCGTGATCATCGACCAGGAGGTCCTCCCCGACGTCGTCCAGGCCCAGCTCGGCACGCGCGCGGCGACGCTCGGCGCGGTGGCGTACGCGATCGACATGGCGAACGTCACGCCGGAAGGCGTGCTGTGA
- the hemB gene encoding porphobilinogen synthase, with translation MRRLTAETRLHPAELILPMFVREGASEPQPIASMPGVVQHSLDSLKRAATEAAEAGVGGVMLFGVPETRDAVGSAATDPEGILNVATRALADEVGDALVVQTDLCLDEFTDHGHCGVLDARGHVDNDATLVRYQEMALAQARAGSQLLGLSGMMDGQVAAVRDTLDANGFTDIVILAYAAKYASGFYGPFREAVDSQLSGDRRAYQQDPANRREGLREARLDLDEGADILMVKPALSYLDVLSDVAQLSDVPVWAYQVSGEYAMVEAAAANGWIDRDRIIEETLVAARRAGADAVMTYWATEVAGWLR, from the coding sequence ATGCGTCGTCTGACAGCCGAGACCCGGCTGCACCCGGCTGAGCTGATCCTCCCGATGTTCGTCCGCGAGGGCGCCTCCGAGCCGCAGCCGATCGCCTCCATGCCGGGCGTCGTGCAGCACTCGCTCGACTCGCTGAAGCGCGCCGCCACCGAGGCCGCCGAGGCGGGCGTCGGCGGCGTGATGCTGTTCGGCGTGCCCGAGACGCGCGACGCCGTCGGCAGCGCCGCGACCGATCCCGAGGGCATCCTCAACGTCGCGACGCGCGCGCTCGCGGACGAGGTCGGAGACGCGCTCGTCGTGCAGACCGACCTCTGCCTCGACGAGTTCACCGACCACGGCCACTGCGGCGTCCTCGACGCACGCGGCCACGTCGACAACGACGCCACCCTCGTCCGCTACCAGGAGATGGCGCTCGCGCAGGCCCGCGCCGGCTCCCAGCTCCTCGGCCTCAGCGGCATGATGGACGGCCAGGTCGCGGCCGTGCGCGACACGCTCGACGCCAACGGCTTCACCGACATCGTCATCCTCGCCTACGCGGCGAAGTACGCCTCCGGCTTCTACGGCCCCTTCCGCGAGGCCGTCGACTCGCAGCTCTCCGGCGACCGCCGCGCCTACCAGCAGGACCCGGCCAACCGCCGCGAGGGCCTGCGCGAGGCGCGCCTCGACCTCGACGAGGGCGCCGACATCCTCATGGTGAAGCCGGCCCTCAGCTACCTCGACGTGCTGAGCGACGTCGCGCAGCTCAGCGACGTGCCGGTCTGGGCGTACCAGGTCTCCGGCGAGTACGCGATGGTGGAGGCCGCTGCCGCCAACGGCTGGATCGACCGCGACCGCATCATCGAGGAGACCCTTGTCGCCGCGCGCCGCGCCGGAGCCGATGCCGTCATGACCTACTGGGCCACCGAGGTCGCGGGGTGGCTGCGATGA
- a CDS encoding sugar ABC transporter permease: protein MSRVTDTVPAGARPLPGEEDEGIAGAVRAFGYRVRGGDLGSLPVVVGLAVIWAVFQVLNPSFLSANNLVNLTLQCAAIGTISIGVVLVLLLGQIDLSVGSVSGVAAAILGVGFTQLHWPLAVTVIAAILSGAVIGLLYGLLFTRFGVPSFIITLAGLLGFLGLQLWILGPNSSINIPFDSWIVQFAQQTFLPPWAAYALAVLGAFGMFWTDWRRNARRRRAGLSEGSMALVLIKSGLLLVGLCLSAWYLSTDRGTGAMFVFFVVLVVVMNYLLTRTRWGRSVYAVGGSVEAARRAGVRVNRVFISVFVLCSTFAAVGGLLAAARLASVGAGSGGTDTNLNAIAAAVIGGTSLFGGRGSAWSALLGILVIQSISNGLTLLNLDSSFRFMITGAVLLLAVIIDSVSRRSRASHGQA, encoded by the coding sequence GTGAGCCGCGTCACCGACACCGTCCCCGCCGGCGCCCGCCCGCTGCCCGGCGAGGAGGACGAGGGCATCGCCGGCGCGGTGCGCGCCTTCGGTTACCGCGTGCGCGGCGGCGACCTCGGCTCCCTCCCGGTCGTCGTCGGCCTGGCGGTGATCTGGGCGGTGTTCCAGGTACTGAACCCGAGCTTCCTCAGCGCCAACAACCTCGTGAACCTCACGTTGCAGTGCGCGGCCATCGGGACCATCTCGATCGGCGTGGTGCTCGTGCTGCTGCTCGGGCAGATCGACCTCTCTGTGGGATCGGTGAGCGGCGTCGCCGCGGCGATCCTCGGGGTCGGGTTCACGCAGCTCCACTGGCCGCTGGCCGTGACCGTGATCGCGGCCATCCTCTCTGGGGCGGTCATCGGGCTGCTCTACGGGCTGCTGTTCACCCGGTTCGGCGTGCCGAGCTTCATCATCACGCTGGCCGGGTTGCTCGGCTTCCTCGGCCTCCAACTCTGGATCCTCGGGCCGAACAGCTCGATCAACATCCCGTTCGACTCGTGGATCGTGCAGTTCGCGCAGCAGACGTTCCTGCCGCCGTGGGCCGCGTACGCGCTCGCGGTGCTCGGAGCGTTCGGGATGTTCTGGACCGACTGGAGGCGCAACGCGCGCCGCCGCCGCGCCGGGCTCTCCGAGGGCTCGATGGCGCTCGTCCTGATCAAGTCCGGGCTGCTGCTCGTGGGTCTCTGCCTGAGCGCGTGGTACCTCTCGACCGACCGCGGCACCGGCGCGATGTTCGTGTTCTTCGTGGTGCTCGTCGTCGTCATGAACTACCTGCTGACCCGGACGCGCTGGGGCCGTTCCGTGTACGCGGTCGGAGGCTCGGTGGAGGCGGCGCGCCGGGCGGGCGTGCGCGTGAACCGCGTCTTCATCAGCGTCTTCGTGCTCTGCTCGACGTTCGCGGCGGTCGGCGGGCTGCTCGCCGCGGCGCGGCTGGCGTCGGTCGGCGCCGGCTCGGGAGGGACCGACACGAACCTCAACGCCATCGCGGCGGCCGTCATCGGTGGCACCAGCCTGTTCGGCGGCCGGGGATCGGCGTGGTCGGCGCTGCTCGGCATCCTCGTGATCCAGTCGATCTCGAACGGGCTCACGCTGCTGAACCTCGACTCGTCGTTCCGGTTCATGATCACGGGCGCCGTGTTGCTGCTCGCCGTGATCATCGACTCGGTGTCGCGGCGCTCGCGCGCCTCACACGGCCAAGCATGA
- a CDS encoding substrate-binding domain-containing protein produces the protein MKRFARAIATAAVTLSLVALTACSNAADGTDVTKGDPATARIGLLLPDSVTARYEAADRPFFEHKIDKLCPDCTVLYANADADAAKQQQQAESMLTQGVSVLVLAPTDSRAAASIVAQAAARKVSVISYDRLIDSDKVDYYVSFDNEKVGRLQAQALVDRLRQESVPDDAGILMVNGSPTDNNTSLFKKGAHSVFDTSGYRILAEYDTPSWDPAKAQDWVSGQITQYGDRIRGVYAANDATAGGAVAALKAADVSPLPPVIGQDAELAGIQRILAGDQYMTVYKAIQPEAERAAELAIALTKGQHPPAATEVKTSTGAAIPSFLLDPVPVTADRIEATVVADDFYGPRTVADICTPAYRAACAEHGIR, from the coding sequence GTGAAGCGCTTCGCCCGCGCGATCGCCACGGCGGCCGTCACGCTCTCGCTCGTCGCGCTCACCGCCTGCTCGAACGCGGCGGACGGCACCGACGTCACCAAGGGCGATCCGGCGACGGCGCGCATCGGCCTCCTGCTCCCCGACTCCGTCACCGCGCGGTACGAGGCCGCCGACCGCCCGTTCTTCGAGCACAAGATCGACAAGCTCTGCCCCGACTGCACCGTGCTCTACGCCAACGCCGACGCCGACGCGGCCAAGCAGCAGCAGCAGGCGGAGTCGATGCTGACCCAGGGCGTGAGCGTGCTGGTGCTGGCGCCCACCGACAGCCGGGCCGCCGCCTCCATCGTCGCTCAGGCTGCGGCGCGCAAGGTGTCCGTCATCTCCTACGACCGCCTGATCGACAGCGACAAGGTCGACTACTACGTGTCCTTCGACAACGAGAAGGTCGGCCGCCTGCAGGCCCAGGCGCTGGTGGACCGGCTGCGCCAGGAGTCGGTGCCCGACGACGCCGGCATCCTGATGGTCAACGGCTCCCCCACCGACAACAACACCTCCCTGTTCAAGAAGGGTGCGCACAGCGTGTTCGACACGAGCGGGTACCGCATCCTCGCCGAGTACGACACGCCCTCGTGGGACCCGGCCAAGGCGCAGGACTGGGTGAGCGGCCAGATCACGCAGTACGGCGACCGCATCCGCGGCGTCTACGCGGCCAACGACGCGACGGCCGGAGGCGCGGTCGCGGCCCTCAAGGCGGCAGACGTCTCCCCTCTTCCGCCGGTGATCGGGCAGGACGCCGAGCTCGCGGGCATCCAGCGCATCCTCGCCGGAGACCAGTACATGACCGTCTACAAGGCGATCCAGCCGGAGGCCGAGCGTGCGGCCGAGTTGGCGATCGCGCTCACCAAGGGGCAGCATCCCCCTGCTGCAACCGAGGTGAAGACGTCGACCGGTGCCGCCATCCCGTCGTTCCTGCTCGACCCCGTGCCGGTGACCGCCGACCGGATCGAGGCGACCGTGGTGGCCGACGATTTCTACGGGCCGCGTACCGTGGCGGACATCTGCACCCCCGCCTACCGGGCGGCCTGCGCGGAGCACGGCATCCGATGA